In one Hippocampus zosterae strain Florida chromosome 10, ASM2543408v3, whole genome shotgun sequence genomic region, the following are encoded:
- the prx gene encoding neuroblast differentiation-associated protein AHNAK isoform X19, with translation MDPEPSNEQTDQTTVEAAEPPVEIVVETEAEAGASGYSVTGGGERGIFIKDVLKDSPAAKHLSLQQGDQLLSAKVYFDNVRYEDALKILQCAEPYKVSFLVKRTVQGEEVCVRPRLPSVDIKGPKAKMTKMSVKAIKPFKAKKKRGGRFGLKRLKEKRREELVIEGTPPRLEMSDVDVEFCLPRFKPRRSDQVKAEGGAAAKPKRKIRFPRMKIKSHGGKEDSGGLKAKVKVSPAEIPGVKAKAKGKGHKFEISFPKSKDTKSGSVELKKPDVNIPSPSVEFSLPAGKVVDVEMGGESLNSPDVDFALPSFKADTTLLAQKGKVGIKGPKVEVRGDDAKVMKGKVDVETGKGDGKLQMPNLKLPKMRLVGDLDETDDKMKVKAGGEISVPTVEIKGGSSTVLPEAHVNKGGILENVPSVPSVDISFPKVKGTSNMDIKTTIRKPGMDFSVSDVDFNVERIPDEVEGSFKGPEISMPKLDFSLPKIGVSDKDVASAGSEGKFCPPSAEVGVDMSHYIGGDGKFTLPNFNVSQSQKGNLTGPGVEGEFKLPSVDLTLPKGKDVDPEMPDVNISLPKISLPEGGIKLKGTDFKEGKMDFPDIDVSLPKGKLEGGLELEGPDIKGGKFKMPTFDVSLPKVNLPESGVKLKGPELKGGKMEIPDLNVSLPRGKVEGGVEVQGPDVKGGKFKMPTLDVSLPKVNLPEGDVKLKGPELKGRRMEMPDIDVSLPKGKFEGGVEVQGPDVKGGKFKMPTLDVSLPKVNLPEGGVKLKGPELKGGKIEGPNIDVSLPRGMVEGGVEVQGPDVKGGKFKMPTLDVSLPKVNLPEGGVKLKGPELKGGKMEGPDVDVSLPKVEADFDIEAPKVKGGKFKMPTLDVSLPNVTLPEGGVKLKGPELKGGRMEMPDIDVSLPKGKFEGGVEVQGPDVKGGKFKMPTLDVSLPKVNLPEGGVKLKGPELKGRKMEIPNIDVSLSKGKVEGHVDIEGQDLKGGKLKVPTLDVSLPEVKGPNLEGSKLDIPDIDVCLPKGKARGEIGIEGHVDKGGKFHMPSVDIYLPKMKTKGPDIDIQSPDIKVGEVTMPAVDVSLPKIKSPEVDVSLEGPDVKGGKVAIPAMTGLTGEGAGSGSFKHGTVKLPTVDISAPKVDIDFGLPKPKGDDVKVALLKPEGSRPSSGGSFDSPNVSFKVPSFTLPRFGGKSKSGQLEVSGQSSEVNISLGEPSVESGLENKVTSKKVKLKKPFIGIPKMDADASVSCPELDVNVKKGDIDIPQPDTSVDVERKGRFNAPDVTIKLPKFSMPGFASKDGDLGKPSGDLEAKAKAKIPSVELSLSATKSPEKEVLLPNAEVDVLECDIRTYEGGIPKKPAIDVNVPKVDLAVPLPKIKLESSYEREGTKFKIPHVDLSLPKGKVDSMPKGKPLNIETPEVELKMQSVDVSFPKAPDADFHGHGQGDFKTPHATTDLPDATIQRIDISIRKDKSDVHAKGEQTGLKLKMPSLDIACPKGDLELDMRLRKGDTKGLECHGETNSKVKGPKVKGTKFNIGMPKKKTGVSVKSEHEIENIEPGLTSTIQNGHKEGNMNIQMPCVTLPSVSVKSKEDSEESGLPSSCTAIPRIPDIDFDIGTAQDEEDDKLGKKIKIPKFGVPLPSLSSREGRMEIRGPETKYEGPKVKKAVFVLVNPSQRDEVTLNTGDAKVKIPKFQTNTIETSVSTPGMSVCTSQLRSTDDTLKPEAPSSKFHFETDARLHRGFKDEGVAASGKVKLPKVEFTSPYGKKAAGDASLEIATRLGKPSSSGEAPKGLQIKPGNVSFEGFVDESSKDVVTQHSRTQMLHQDSSASPASFTMEFSSSKVQTWSKGDIKGDPQGIEAPPWFKVPKFTLKPHSTGFLQITPEGSPQAQRRGELGGEANMLGSFCQHSSGITTREVSTPGGGGSVTVVTKTTRTKRHSTPAETSAGVSVATTHPPSDL, from the exons ATGGACCCGGAACCTTCTAACGAGCAGACA gACCAGACCACGGTGGAAGCCGCGGAGCCTCCGGTGGAGATCGTGGTGGAGACTGAGGCGGAGGCTGGAGCTAGTGGCTATAGCGTGACCGGCGGTGGAGAGCGAGGCATCTTCATCAAAGACGTCCTCAAGGACTCACCAGCTGCCAAACATCTCAGCCTGCAGCAAG GTGATCAGCTGCTGAGCGCCAAGGTCTATTTTGACAATGTGCGTTATGAAGATGCTCTGAAGATCCTCCAGTGCGCTGAGCCCTACAAAGTCAGCTTCCTGGTCAAGAGGACGGTCCAGGGGGAGGAGGTCTGCGTGCGGCCCCGCCTGCCCAGTGTGGACATCAAAGGTCCCAAAGCCAAGATGACCAAAATG AGCGTGAAGGCGATCAAGCCATTCAAGGCCAAGAAGAAGAGAGGCGGTCGCTTTGGTCTGAAGAGGCTCAAGGAGAAACGGCGCGAGGAGCTGGTGATCGAGGGAACGCCACCCCGGCTGGAGATGAGCGATGTGGACGTTGAATTTTGCCTCCCCAGGTTCAAACCCAGGCGGAGCGACCAAGTGAAGGCAGAAGGAGGTGCTGCAGCAAAGCCAAAGAGGAAAATCAG GTTTCCTCGGATGAAGATAAAAAGTCATGGGGGAAAAGAGGACAGCGGAGGACTGAAAGCAAAGGTGAAGGTCTCCCCGGCTGAGATTCCAGGAGTCAAAGCGAAAGCCAAAGGAAAAGGTCACAAGTTTGAAATTAGCTTTCCCAAGAGTAAGGATACCAAGTCTGGATCCGTGGAACTGAAGAAGCCGGATGTCAACATTCCGTCGCCGTCTGTAGAGTTCAGTTTGCCTGCTGGGAAAGTTGTAGATGTGGAAATGGGGGGAGAATCATTAAATTCTCCAGATGTGGATTTTGCCCTCCCCTCATTCAAAGCTGACACAACTTTGCTTGCTCAGAAGGGAAAGGTGGGAATTAAAGGTCCAAAAGTTGAAGTAAGAGGCGATGACGCCAAAGTTATGAAGGGAAAAGTTGATGTTGAAACAGGCAAAGGTGATGGAAAACTGCAAATGCCAAACTTGAAACTCCCCAAAATGAGACTGGTGGGTGATTTGGATGAGACCGATGACAAAATGAAGGTCAAAGCAGGAGGAGAAATCAGTGTTCCAACTGTGGAAATAAAGGGGGGAAGTAGTACTGTTCTCCCTGAAGCACATGTCAACAAAGGAGGGATTTTAGAAAATGTTCCATCTGTGCCTTCGGTCGACATCTCTTTTCCCAAAGTCAAAGGAACATCAAATATGGATATAAAGACAACAATAAGGAAGCCTGGAATGGACTTCTCTGTGTCAGATGTGGACTTCAATGTTGAGAGAATTCCAGATGAGGTGGAGGGCTCTTTTAAAGGACCTGAAATTTCCATGCCAAAACTTGATTTCTCTTTGCCAAAGATAGGAGTGTCTGACAAGGATGTGGCTAGTGCAGGAAGTGAAGGGAAATTCTGTCCTCCTTCAGCTGAGGTTGGAGTAGACATGAGCCATTATATTGGTGGAGATGGGAAGTTCACCCTACCTAATTTTAATGTATCTCAATCACAAAAAGGTAATCTGACAGGACCGGGTGTTGAAGGAGAATTCAAGTTGCCTAGTGTGGACCTGACGCTTCCCAAAGGCAAAGATGTGGACCCCGAGATGCCAGATGTTAACATTTCTTTACCAAAGATCAGTCTTCCAGAGGGTGGTATCAAGCTAAAAGGCACGGACTTCAAGGAGGGGAAAATGGATTTTCCAGACATTGATGTTTCACTTCCCAAAGGAAAACTTGAAGGTGGACTAGAGCTTGAAGGCCCTGATATCAAGGGAGGaaaattcaaaatgccaacatttgaTGTTTCTTTACCTAAAGTCAATCTTCCAGAGAGTGGTGTTAAACTAAAAG GTCCAGAACTCAAGGGAGGGAAAATGGAAATTCCAGACCTCAATGTCTCACTCCCCAGAGGAAAGGTTGAAGGTGGCGTTGAAGTTCAAGGCCCTgatgtcaaaggaggaaagttcaaaatgccaacgtTGGATGTGTCTTTACCAAAAGTCAATCTTCCGGAGGGTGATGTGAAACTCAAAG GTCCAGAGCTCAAGGGAAGGAGGATGGAAATGCCAGACATTGATGTCTCACTTCCCAAAGGAAAATTTGAAGGTGGCGTTGAGGTTCAAGGCCCTgatgtcaaaggaggaaagttcaaaatgccaacgtTGGATGTTTCTTTACCGAAAGTCAATCTTCCAGAAGGTGGTGTGAAACTAAAAGGTCCAGAACTCAAGGGAGGGAAGATAGAAGGACCAA ACATTGATGTCTCACTTCCCAGAGGAATGGTTGAAGGTGGTGTTGAG GTTCAAGGCCCTgatgtcaaaggaggaaagttcaaaatgccaacgctGGATGTTTCTTTACCAAAAGTCAATCTTCCGGAGGGTGGTGTCAAACTAAAAGGTCCAGAGCTCAAGGGGGGAAAGATGGAAGGACCAGATGTTGATGTCTCACTTCCCAAAGTTGAGGCAGATTTTGATATTGAAGCCCCAaaagtcaaaggaggaaagttcaaaatgccaacgctGGATGTTTCTTTACCAAATGTCACTCTTCCAGAAGGTGGTGTCAAACTAAAAG GTCCAGAGCTCAAGGGAGGGAGGATGGAAATGCCAGACATTGACGTCTCACTTCCCAAAGGAAAATTTGAAGGTGGCGTTGAGGTTCAAGGCCCTgatgtcaaaggaggaaagttcaaaatgccaacgctGGATGTTTCTTTACCAAAAGTCAATCTTCCGGAGGGTGGTGTCAAACTAAAAG GTCCAGAACTCAAGGGACGGAAAATGGAAATTCCAAACATCGATGTCTCACTTTCCAAAGGAAAAGTTGAGGGGCATGTTGACATTGAAGGCCAAGATCTCAAAGGAGGGAAGTTGAAAGTGCCAACATTGGATGTTTCTTTACCAGAAGTAAAAGGTCCAAACCTTGAAGGAAGTAAGCTTGATATTCCAGACATTGATGTGTGTCTTCCCAAAGGAAAAGCAAGGGGAGAAATTGGAATTGAAGGACATGTTGACAAAGGAGGAAAGTTCCATATGCCCTCTGTGGATATTTATCTtcctaaaatgaaaacaaaaggtcCTGACATAGACATTCAAAGTCCTGACATTAAAGTTGGAGAAGTCACCATGCCAGCGGTTGATGTTTCCCTTCCGAAAATTAAATCCCCAGAAGTAGATGTCAGTTTGGAAGGTCCTGATGTAAAAGGCGGGAAAGTTGCCATCCCAGCAATGACTGGACTGACAGGAGAAGGTGCAGGTTCAGGCTCTTTTAAACATGGGACAGTCAAACTTCCAACGGTTGACATTTCAGCTCCGAAGGTGGATATTGACTTTGGCCTCCCTAAACCAAAAGGTGACGATGTGAAAGTGGCGCTTCTGAAACCAGAGGGAAGCAGGCCTTCTTCTGGGGGAAGTTTTGATTCGCCCAATGTTTCTTTCAAAGTCCCTAGTTTTACACTTCCCAGGTTTGGTGGCAAGTCCAAGAGTGGCCAATTGGAGGTGTCGGGACAAAGCTCAgaggtcaacatttctctcgggGAGCCATCCGTGGAGTCGGGTTTGGAGAATAAAGTGACAAGCAAAAAAGTGAAACTCAAAAAGCCCTTCATTGGAATACCCAAAATGGATGCAGATGCGTCTGTGTCTTGTCCTGAATTAGATGTCAATGTTAAAAAGGGGGACATTGACATTCCTCAACCAGATACTAGTGTTGATGTAGAAAGGAAAGGTCGTTTCAATGCACCCGATGTCACGATCAAACTCCCAAAGTTCTCCATGCCAGGATTTGCTTCaaaagatggagatttgggaaAGCCAAGCGGTGACCTTGAAGctaaggccaaggccaagataCCCTCAGTTGAGCTATCACTTTCCGCCACTAAATCACCAGAAAAGGAGGTTCTTCTTCCCAATGCAGAGGTGGATGTATTGGAGTGTGACATCCGAACCTATGAGGGAGGAATTCCCAAAAAGCCTGCTATTGATGTGAATGTGCCCAAAGTAGACCTGGCTGTGCCACTTCCCAAAATAAAACTTGAGTCTAGTTATGAGAGAGAAGGAACAAAATTCAAAATTCCTCATGTGGACTTATCCTTGCCAAAAGGAAAAGTTGACAGCATGCCAAAAGGCAAACCTTTAAATATTGAAACACCAGAAGTTGAACTCAAAATGCAGTCAGTAGACGTGTCCTTTCCCAAAGCACCAGATGCTGACTTCCATGGACATGGACAAGGTGACTTTAAGACACCACATGCAACCACTGACCTCCCAGATGCGACAATCCAAAGGATAGACATATCCATCCGCAAAGACAAAAGTGATGTGCATGCAAAGGGAGAGCAAACGGGTCTGAAACTGAAGATGCCAAGCCTGGATATCGCATGTCCAAAAGGAGACCTGGAGCTGGATATGCGACTTCGGAAAGGAGACACCAAGGGGTTAGAATGTCATGGAGaaaccaacagcaaagtcaaaggGCCCAAAGTCAAGGGAACAAAATTCAATATCGGAATGCCCAAAAAGAAAACTGGTGTTAGTGTAAAATCTGAGCATGAAATTGAAAATATTGAACCTGGTCTGACATCCACAATTCAGAACGGACACAAAGAGGGAAATATGAACATCCAAATGCCATGCGTTACGTTACCAAGTGTAAGTGTGAAAAGCAAAGAAGACTCAGAAGAAAGTGGCCTCCCGTCATCATGTACTGCAATCCCCAGGATTCCGGACATAGACTTTGATATCGGTACAGCACAAGATGAAGAAGACGACAAATTAGGCAAGAAgataaaaatccccaaatttggTGTCCCACTCCCGTCCCTGTCCTCCCGGGAAGGAAGAATGGAGATCCGAGGACCGGAGACCAAATATGAAGGCCCCAAAGTgaagaaagcagtttttgtTTTAGTAAATCCATCCCAAAGAGATGAGGTGACTTTAAATACAGGTGACGCCAAGGTGAAGATtcccaaatttcaaacaaaCACCATAGAAACATCTGTTAGCACACCTGGAATGTCAGTGTGCACCAGCCAACTAAGGTCAACTGACGACACACTCAAGCCAGAAGCTCCAAGTTCAAAGTTCCACTTTGAAACAGATGCACGACTTCACAGGGGCTTCAAAGATGAAGGAGTGGCAGCTAGTGGAAAAGTCAAACTTCCAAAGGTGGAATTCACTTCTCCTTATGGAAAGAAAGCTGCAGGTGACGCCAGCTTGGAAATCGCAACCAGACTGGGCAAACCTTCATCATCAGGGGAAGCTCCTAAAGGGCTCCAGATAAAACCAGGCAATGTTTCATTTGAAGGTTTTGTTGATGAGTCCTCAAAGGACGTCGTCACACAACACTCCAGAACACAAATGCTGCATCAGGACAGCTCGGCATCTCCAGCTTCTTTTACCATGGAATTCAGCTCATCAAAAGTCCAAACCTGGAGCAAAGGAGACATCAAAGGAGACCCCCAGGGGATAGAGGCCCCCC